One Glandiceps talaboti chromosome 2, keGlaTala1.1, whole genome shotgun sequence genomic region harbors:
- the LOC144444802 gene encoding transmembrane protein 26-like, translated as MPALSIIVKGLFARLLYSVHGLFCGWRLADVKGSLLYWIVVVPIVLLPVEMIITVLANKTKGEWKWFCSSIFLFLCCTVPSIFMLETELMEERIQYKEDMNLTDCEVLSGDLHSNASGLSEIQGISVPLALTNDYWVLALEQLLLCVLIVGRWLLPKGDMTREQLSTLLMVYIGMASDILEFVLEGLKEPGVKCDRILVYVILAVWSSYRLFIFLCDDMNSSTTVIPLDELENGGNKQKLEDNERESMRVKLKAPRI; from the exons ATGCCTGCACTCAGTATCATCGTAAAGGGACTCTTTGCCAGGCTGCTGTACTCTGTTCACGGTCTTTTCTGTGGGTGGAGACTTGCCGATGTCAAAGGCTCGTTATTGTACTGGATAGTAGTGGTGCCGATTGTGCTTCTCCCGGTAGAAATGATCATCACGGTACTGGCCAATAAAACTAAAGGGGAATGGAAGTG GTTCTGTTCAAGTATATTCCTATTCCTCTGCTGTACTGTACCTTCCATCTTCATGTTAGAAACGGAATTGATGGAGGAACGAATACAATACAAGGAAGATATGAATCTTACTGATTGTGAAGTTCTGAGTGGAGACCTTCACTCTAACGCATCGGGACTTTCTGAAATCCAAGgc ATTTCCGTACCTCTGGCATTGACAAACGATTACTGGGTATTGGCCCTGGAACAGTTACTACTGTGTGTTCTTATCGTCGGCCGTTGGCTTTTACCCAAAGGAGACATGACGCGAGAACAGCTATCTACTCTTCTCATGGTCTACATTGGTATGGCGTCTGACATCCTTGAATTCGTGTTGGAAGGATTGAAAGAGCCGGGGGTCAAATGTGACAGGATTTTAGTGTATGTCATTTTGGCTGTCTGGTCT AGTTATCGGTTGTTCATATTTCTCTGCGACGACATGAACTCGTCAACCACCGTCATTCCATTGGATGAGCTCGAAAATGGCGGCAACAAGCAGAAATTAGAGGACAATGAAAGAGAAAGTATGCGAGTCAAACTCAAAGCACCACGTATATGA